One stretch of Candidatus Baltobacteraceae bacterium DNA includes these proteins:
- a CDS encoding MFS transporter: MDLRFTMLAVPPVLTQIHHDLSLDEKAVGALTSVPVLLLSVAAIGGSLLIARLGARRATIVGLAIIAVAGALRGVGPNEAILFAMTFIMGAGVAICQPAAPTLVGEWFPARIGLATAVYVNGILVGEAIPADFVPLILAHIGNSWELNLALWSIPVILTAVVFGVWVTDVGAHGEPRSVAWWPDWHKFLTWRLGILQAGISVLYFALNAYIPDYFHALGRPWLSPIAIGALNTAQVPGSIATLFFAQKLAGKPRFFFVILVFALPAIAMLIAGNDTLVIVGVSLLGLSSAVGLTMIVALPPMLTHHGDVHRLSAGMFTIAYLGSFVLTLLGGVLWDATHIPATAFVPVAIGAILVAFAGGTLKMERRGAAT, translated from the coding sequence ATGGACTTGCGCTTCACCATGCTGGCAGTACCGCCGGTACTGACGCAGATCCACCACGATCTCTCGCTCGACGAGAAAGCCGTTGGGGCTCTGACTTCGGTACCGGTGCTGTTGCTCAGCGTTGCAGCCATCGGCGGATCGCTGTTGATCGCGCGCCTTGGTGCGCGCCGTGCAACGATCGTCGGTCTCGCGATCATCGCCGTAGCCGGCGCCTTGCGTGGCGTCGGCCCGAACGAAGCCATATTGTTCGCGATGACCTTCATCATGGGCGCTGGCGTCGCGATTTGTCAGCCTGCGGCGCCGACGCTCGTCGGCGAATGGTTTCCGGCGCGGATCGGACTAGCGACCGCGGTCTACGTCAACGGCATCCTGGTCGGCGAAGCGATTCCCGCCGATTTCGTTCCCCTGATACTTGCGCACATCGGCAACAGCTGGGAGTTAAATCTCGCGCTGTGGTCGATCCCGGTTATTCTAACGGCCGTCGTGTTCGGCGTGTGGGTTACGGACGTCGGCGCGCACGGCGAACCGCGTTCGGTCGCATGGTGGCCCGATTGGCATAAGTTTCTTACGTGGCGGCTCGGAATTTTACAAGCCGGAATATCGGTGCTCTATTTCGCACTCAACGCGTACATCCCGGACTACTTTCACGCGCTCGGCCGTCCGTGGCTCTCACCGATCGCGATCGGCGCGCTTAACACCGCGCAGGTCCCCGGCTCGATCGCAACGCTATTCTTCGCGCAGAAGCTTGCCGGAAAGCCGCGTTTCTTTTTCGTCATTCTCGTCTTCGCGTTGCCCGCGATTGCGATGTTGATCGCGGGCAACGATACGCTTGTCATCGTCGGCGTCTCGCTCTTGGGACTCTCGTCTGCAGTCGGACTTACGATGATCGTCGCGTTGCCGCCGATGCTCACGCACCACGGCGACGTGCACCGTCTCTCGGCCGGCATGTTCACGATCGCATACCTCGGCTCGTTTGTCTTGACGCTGCTCGGCGGCGTACTCTGGGATGCAACGCACATTCCTGCGACTGCGTTCGTCCCGGTCGCCATTGGAGCCATACTGGTTGCGTTCGCGGGCGGCACCTTGAAGATGGAACGTCGAGGTGCGGCGACTTAG